A single genomic interval of Juglans regia cultivar Chandler chromosome 1, Walnut 2.0, whole genome shotgun sequence harbors:
- the LOC108991986 gene encoding G-type lectin S-receptor-like serine/threonine-protein kinase At2g19130: MDAKRNPGLMFSLLFFSLSVNNYLSLGADTISANQPLSGDQTIVSAGGSFVLGFFTPGNSSGSKYYIGIWYSEVKVSTQTIVWVANRDKPVSDKSSSVLRISDGNLVLFNESQIPVWSTNLSSTTSSAVAAVLRDEGNLVLRDGPSNLLEPLWQSFDHPTHTWLPGGKIGLNKITNENQRLISWKNSEDPAPGLFSLELDANISSYIIRWNRSIQYWTSGPWDGKIFSLVPEMRTNYIYNFSYINDKNQSYFTYSVYNPSILSRFVMDVSGQIKQSTWSNYTNEWFLFWTQPKTQCEVYAFCGAFGSCDQISQPFCKCLKGFDYKSPKDWYLSDYSGGCVRKTPLQCENTSPANGQKDKFLTMPNMNLPVQAQFFGVGTAAECESSCFNNCSCTAYSYDANNCSIWIGELFNLNQLTEDQIGARTLYLRLAASEFSNHKNNKGVVGAVVGSVAGVALLLGLIVFVILRRRKRAVGTAKSVEGSLMAFEYRDLQNATKNFSDKLGGGGFGSVFKGTLPDSTAIAVKKLESISQGEKQFRTEVSTIGTIQHVNLVRLRGFCSDGSRKLLVYDYMPNGSLESQLFHEKNPTQVLDWKTRYQIALGTARGLVYLHEKCRECIIHCDIKPENILLDAEFCPKVADFGLAKLVGREFSRVLTTMRGTRGYLAPEWISGVAITAKADVYSYGMMLFEFVSGRRNSEPSADGKTRFFPTRATSIMKEGGDVLGLLDPRLEEKADVEELTRICRIACWCIQDDEANRPPMSQVVQILEGVLEVNPAPIPRSLQVFDDNRENIIFFTESSSNQSSQARSNTSAASSQSKSDGQQQVWRPEEQLSENV; the protein is encoded by the coding sequence ATGGATGCGAAGAGAAATCCAGGGCTCATGTTTTCTCTACTGTTCTTCTCCTTATCTGTCAACAACTATCTCTCACTTGGCGCTGACACCATATCTGCAAACCAACCACTCTCTGGGGACCAAACCATTGTCTCTGCTGGTGGGTCCTTCGTGCTGGGTTTCTTCACACCAGGTAACTCTTCGGGCTCGAAATACTATATAGGCATTTGGTATAGCGAAGTTAAAGTCTCTACCCAAACGATTGTTTGGGTGGCAAACAGAGACAAACCGGTCTCTGATAAAAGTTCTTCTGTATTAAGAATCTCAGATGGTAATTTGGTTCTCTTCAATGAATCCCAAATCCCAGTCTGGTCCACAAATTTGAGCTCCACCACTTCAAGTGCTGTAGCAGCTGTTCTTCGAGATGAAGGAAATCTTGTTCTTAGAGATGGGCCTTCTAATTTATTAGAACCTTTATGGCAAAGTTTTGATCACCCAACTCATACATGGCTTCCTGGTGGTAAGATTGGATtgaacaaaattacaaatgaaAACCAACGTCTCATATCATGGAAGAATTCTGAGGATCCTGCACCAGGACTCTTCTCTCTTGAGCTCGACGCAAACATCAGTTCATATATTATTCGCTGGAATAGATCCATCCAGTACTGGACTAGTGGACCTTGGGATGGGAAAATTTTTAGCTTAGTTCCTGAAATGAGGACCAATTATATCTACAACTTCAGTTATATTAACGACAAGAATCAGAGTTATTTCACCTATTCTGTTTACAATCCTTCCATCCTATCTCGATTCGTAATGGATGTTTCTGGGCAGATAAAGCAATCCACATGGTCAAATTATACCAATGagtggtttttgttttggacaCAACCGAAAACGCAATGCGAGGTTTATGCATTTTGCGGGGCCTTCGGCAGCTGCGATCAGATATCCCAGCCTTTTTGCAAGTGTTTGAAAGGGTTTGATTACAAATCGCCCAAGGACTGGTATTTGTCGGATTATTCTGGTGGTTGCGTGAGGAAAACCCCCTTACAGTGTGAGAATACCAGTCCTGCTAATGGGCAGAAGGACAAGTTCTTGACAATGCCCAACATGAATTTGCCTGTACAAGCACAATTTTTTGGGGTTGGAACTGCTGCAGAATGTGAATCATCCTGTTTCAATAACTGCTCTTGCACTGCTTATTCTTATGACGCCAATAATTGTTCAATCTGGATTGGGGAGCTCTTCAATCTGAACCAACTCACAGAAGATCAGATTGGTGCAAGAACTCTATATCTCAGACTGGCAGCTTCAGAGTTTTCAAACCACAAAAATAATAAGGGAGTTGTTGGTGCTGTTGTGGGTTCAGTTGCAGGGGTAGCACTTTTACTCGGCCTTATTGTGTTTGTAATCCTTAGGCGAAGGAAGAGAGCTGTTGGAACAGCAAAATCAGTAGAGGGTTCGTTGATGGCATTTGAGTACAGGGACTTGCAAAACGCGACCAAAAATTTCTCGGACAAGTTAGGGGGAGGAGGTTTTGGTTCTGTTTTCAAAGGGACGTTACCTGATTCAACAGCCATAGCAGTCAAGAAACTTGAAAGCATCAGCCAAGGAGAGAAGCAATTCCGCACAGAAGTCAGCACAATTGGGACAATCCAACATGTAAATCTGGTTCGGCTTCGTGGATTCTGCTCGGATGGTTCTAGAAAGTTGTTGGTGTATGATTACATGCCGAATGGCTCTTTAGAATCTCAACTTTTCCACGAAAAGAATCCCACTCAGGTTTTGGACTGGAAAACAAGATACCAGATTGCTCTGGGAACAGCGAGAGGGTTAGTTTATCTGCACGAGAAATGCAGAGAGTGCATCATACACTGTGACATAAAACCCGAAAATATTCTTCTAGATGCGGAGTTTTGTCCAAAAGTTGCAGACTTTGGCCTGGCAAAACTTGTGGGGAGGGAGTTCAGCCGAGTCCTGACAACCATGAGAGGCACAAGAGGTTATCTTGCTCCGGAGTGGATTTCAGGGGTGGCCATTACGGCCAAGGCTGATGTTTACAGCTACGGAATGATGCTTTTCGAATTTGTCTCAGGAAGGAGAAACTCTGAGCCATCTGCAGATGGCAAAACTAGATTCTTCCCAACTAGGGCTACAAGCATTATGAAGGAAGGGGGCGATGTCCTTGGCCTTTTAGACCCCAGGTTGGAGGAAAAGGCTGATGTAGAAGAGCTCACAAGAATTTGCAGAATTGCTTGTTGGTGCATCCAAGATGACGAAGCTAATAGGCCACCAATGAGTCAGGTAGTTCAAATTCTGGAGGGAGTTTTAGAAGTGAATCCGGCCCCAATTCCAAGATCTCTTCAAGTGTTTGATGACAACCGGGAGAACATAATTTTCTTCACCGAGTCATCCTCGAACCAAAGTTCACAGGCACGAAGCAACACCTCAGCTGCTTCCTCCCAGTCGAAGAGTGACGGCCAGCAACAAGTTTGGAGACCCGAAGAGCAGTTGAGTGAGAACGTTTGA